In the genome of Qipengyuania seohaensis, one region contains:
- a CDS encoding response regulator, whose amino-acid sequence MTGERILVCDDEADLREMVGEYLADRGFDAAGFENGTDLLDAVEIDRPALCILDVNMPGMDGISVLRELRGKHDVPVIMLTGAAETVDRIIGLEMGADDYIAKPVDLRELEARIKTVLRRSAPKPPQERGTEESTCVSFGPCMLDTDQARLFDPEGREIAITAMEYQLMKAFAANRGRILNRDQLLEQAHDRGWDPFDRSIDLRISRLRHKIEKNPKKPEIIRTVRGLGYIFG is encoded by the coding sequence ATGACCGGCGAACGTATCCTAGTGTGCGATGACGAGGCGGACCTTCGCGAAATGGTCGGCGAGTATCTTGCCGATCGCGGTTTCGATGCCGCCGGCTTCGAGAACGGCACGGATCTTCTCGATGCTGTCGAAATCGATCGTCCCGCCTTGTGCATCCTCGACGTCAACATGCCGGGAATGGATGGCATCAGCGTTTTGCGCGAACTTCGCGGAAAGCATGATGTGCCCGTGATCATGCTGACCGGCGCGGCCGAAACGGTGGACCGGATCATCGGCCTCGAAATGGGTGCGGATGACTACATCGCCAAGCCGGTGGATCTTCGTGAACTGGAAGCCCGTATCAAGACGGTCCTGCGCAGATCCGCTCCCAAACCGCCGCAGGAACGCGGTACCGAAGAAAGCACCTGCGTTTCTTTCGGTCCATGCATGCTCGACACCGACCAGGCGCGCCTGTTCGACCCCGAAGGCCGGGAAATCGCGATCACCGCAATGGAATACCAGCTGATGAAAGCTTTCGCCGCCAATCGTGGTCGAATCCTCAACCGCGACCAATTGCTCGAACAGGCGCATGATCGCGGATGGGACCCGTTCGACCGCTCGATCGATCTTAGAATTTCGCGCCTGCGACACAAGATCGAGAAAAATCCGAAGAAGCCCGAGATCATCAGGACCGTGCGCGGGCTGGGATATATCTTCGGCTGA
- a CDS encoding YadA-like family protein: protein MKTETMKQLAVATTTGLFLTTAIVTCLVAQPAYANEPCKSGPDANTLECGDGAQTNGPSATAVGDNSQAEFGGATAIGADAFALGGGTTAVGFSASVNGTSSTAVGYNSQIAADFAAAFGAGSKVAGTYGSAFGFEASAEGEKSSAFGHRATAFGVSSIALGDEAMAMAQNGIAIGTNSESISPGAISLGAESRAEGNGSLAIGTGANTGSDLATAIGSYASATGFISLAAGVNSQSLGVSSIALGYEAQAYSDDSVAIGANSYADGTGAASFGTFAGTIGADATAIGTSSSAIGNRANAFGSLSNANGEEATAVGGNAQASGDYSIAAGAASQAAEGGTALGYEANAAGYGSTALGASSMATGDLAMAVGAVAKANGTGALAHGSWSEAKGEYTTASGFYAVAEGDRSSAFGVAAQATEADALAIGVEAEATAVYAIAVGNLSVASEARSMALGYAAQATANNAVAIGMNSVADQADTVSFGAAGNERRLTNLADGIADSDGATVGQLNALGASLQGKIDANGAHILQNAQDIADNVAAIAQNGSDIETNAAAIADNAVAIAGNSANIATNANNIAANSVLIADNTSAISQNVMDIAANTALIATNTGAIAANSAAIGQLGIDMGMLDNRVTSLEGQVAGFFDLATTMDKDAQQGIAAVAAMAHPHFPSEAGKTSYASNIATYRGEVGFSMGLMHRLEGDIAVTAGATYAGGKSLTFKAGIAGEF, encoded by the coding sequence ATGAAAACCGAAACAATGAAGCAGCTGGCCGTCGCAACCACGACCGGCCTTTTTTTGACCACCGCCATCGTCACCTGCCTGGTGGCGCAGCCCGCCTATGCCAATGAGCCATGCAAGAGCGGGCCTGATGCCAACACGCTCGAATGCGGTGACGGCGCGCAAACTAATGGTCCATCCGCAACAGCGGTGGGAGACAACAGCCAAGCTGAATTCGGAGGCGCGACGGCAATCGGCGCAGATGCCTTCGCACTCGGTGGCGGCACCACGGCGGTGGGGTTCTCAGCTTCGGTAAACGGGACGAGTTCCACGGCTGTTGGTTACAATAGCCAGATTGCCGCAGATTTCGCCGCTGCCTTCGGAGCCGGTTCGAAAGTTGCCGGGACTTATGGGTCGGCATTTGGTTTCGAGGCCAGCGCGGAGGGAGAAAAATCGTCGGCTTTCGGCCATCGCGCCACTGCTTTCGGCGTTTCGAGTATAGCGCTCGGCGACGAGGCCATGGCGATGGCGCAGAACGGGATCGCTATCGGCACCAATTCGGAATCGATCAGCCCGGGCGCAATCTCTCTGGGCGCCGAATCCCGGGCCGAAGGGAACGGTTCACTTGCGATCGGCACAGGTGCGAACACCGGTAGCGACCTGGCTACCGCGATCGGGAGCTATGCGAGTGCCACGGGCTTTATCAGCCTTGCTGCGGGCGTTAATTCTCAGTCGCTCGGCGTTTCTTCGATTGCCTTGGGCTATGAAGCGCAAGCTTACTCGGACGACAGCGTTGCGATCGGCGCAAATTCTTACGCCGATGGTACAGGTGCGGCATCCTTCGGGACCTTTGCAGGGACCATCGGGGCAGACGCGACAGCGATCGGAACCTCCAGTTCCGCGATTGGCAACCGCGCCAACGCCTTTGGCAGTTTGTCCAACGCCAATGGCGAGGAGGCGACGGCCGTGGGCGGGAATGCCCAGGCATCCGGCGACTACTCGATCGCAGCAGGCGCCGCCTCGCAGGCCGCAGAGGGCGGCACCGCGCTCGGCTACGAAGCGAACGCCGCGGGCTACGGATCGACTGCGCTCGGCGCCTCGAGCATGGCTACAGGCGACTTGGCCATGGCCGTTGGGGCCGTAGCCAAGGCCAACGGCACTGGTGCCCTCGCCCATGGCAGCTGGTCGGAAGCTAAAGGCGAATATACGACCGCATCTGGCTTTTACGCTGTCGCTGAAGGCGACAGAAGCTCCGCCTTTGGCGTGGCCGCCCAGGCCACCGAGGCAGACGCATTGGCGATTGGTGTCGAAGCAGAGGCGACTGCCGTCTATGCCATCGCAGTCGGCAACTTGTCCGTGGCCAGCGAAGCCCGTTCTATGGCGCTGGGTTACGCGGCCCAAGCGACTGCCAACAACGCCGTGGCAATCGGCATGAATTCGGTAGCCGACCAGGCCGATACCGTTTCGTTCGGCGCGGCCGGTAACGAACGGCGGCTCACCAATCTGGCCGACGGCATCGCCGACAGCGATGGGGCGACCGTGGGCCAGCTGAATGCGCTCGGTGCCTCGCTCCAGGGCAAGATCGACGCCAATGGCGCGCATATCCTGCAAAACGCGCAGGATATCGCCGACAATGTCGCGGCGATTGCCCAGAACGGCAGCGATATCGAGACCAATGCGGCGGCCATCGCCGACAATGCAGTCGCGATTGCTGGCAACAGCGCGAACATCGCCACGAATGCCAACAATATCGCCGCCAACAGCGTGCTCATCGCCGACAACACCAGCGCGATAAGCCAGAACGTGATGGACATTGCGGCCAACACGGCATTGATCGCCACCAATACCGGTGCGATCGCGGCGAACAGTGCGGCGATCGGCCAGCTGGGCATCGACATGGGCATGCTCGACAACCGCGTAACTTCGCTGGAAGGCCAGGTGGCCGGTTTCTTCGACCTTGCCACCACGATGGACAAGGACGCGCAGCAGGGCATCGCCGCGGTGGCCGCAATGGCGCATCCGCACTTCCCGAGCGAGGCCGGCAAGACCAGCTACGCCTCCAACATCGCCACTTATCGCGGCGAAGTAGGCTTCTCGATGGGACTGATGCACCGGCTAGAAGGCGACATCGCCGTCACTGCCGGTGCTACCTACGCAGGCGGCAAGAGCCTGACGTTCAAGGCAGGGATCGCCGGGGAGTTCTAA
- a CDS encoding YadA-like family protein, translating to MKQLTTITSLTAVSTAIVLALSASPAAAQQCTNGAGANSTQCGTGAEASSDNTTAVGANATAGLSGSTAVGAEASATIDSTAVGDNASAGTFSVAVGSDAEAADGSVALGNGASALQENSVALGSGSVTVDPNTVSVGSNDIQRRITNVDDGIFSNDAVNVGQLEVVQDQVTAQNGQISALGSQISTVYDQVGVNTIAIGNLQTVSGLQDAAIQENAEGVTKLFAAVDNHSYLIADNSDAIAQNVLDIAANTASIDTNSAAIAANSAMLDDHDQRLMALEELTFDLGNTLARFDNEIDGSTAVAIAMSGNAFLPNQKVNVTSNMGFYNGALAGSLQVGILVSEKVAVNAGIATGFNKGGNTGGRVGVSFGW from the coding sequence ATGAAACAGCTTACCACGATTACCTCGCTCACGGCGGTCTCTACGGCCATCGTCCTCGCCCTTTCGGCAAGCCCCGCCGCTGCGCAGCAGTGCACAAACGGTGCAGGTGCCAATTCCACGCAGTGCGGTACCGGTGCCGAAGCCAGCTCGGATAACACCACGGCCGTGGGCGCCAACGCGACCGCAGGCCTGTCCGGTTCGACCGCGGTCGGTGCCGAGGCCAGCGCGACTATCGACAGCACGGCGGTTGGCGACAATGCCTCTGCCGGCACCTTCAGCGTTGCCGTTGGCAGCGATGCCGAAGCAGCGGACGGCAGCGTCGCTCTGGGTAACGGCGCTTCGGCCCTGCAGGAAAACAGCGTTGCGCTGGGCTCCGGTTCGGTCACGGTCGACCCGAACACCGTTTCGGTCGGCAGCAACGACATCCAGCGCCGTATCACCAATGTCGACGACGGTATCTTTTCGAACGATGCCGTGAATGTCGGCCAGCTGGAGGTCGTACAGGACCAGGTGACTGCCCAGAACGGCCAGATCTCTGCGCTCGGAAGCCAGATTTCGACTGTATACGACCAGGTCGGCGTGAACACGATTGCGATTGGCAACCTCCAAACGGTCAGCGGCCTGCAGGATGCGGCCATCCAGGAAAACGCCGAAGGGGTCACCAAGTTGTTCGCAGCGGTCGACAACCACTCGTACCTGATTGCCGACAACAGCGATGCGATTGCGCAGAACGTGCTCGATATCGCGGCCAACACGGCTTCGATCGACACGAACAGCGCCGCCATCGCGGCAAACAGCGCGATGCTCGACGATCATGACCAGCGCCTGATGGCTCTGGAAGAGCTGACCTTCGACCTCGGCAACACGCTGGCTCGTTTCGACAACGAAATCGATGGTTCGACGGCAGTGGCGATCGCCATGTCGGGTAATGCATTCCTGCCTAACCAGAAGGTCAACGTGACCAGCAACATGGGCTTTTACAACGGTGCCCTTGCCGGTTCGCTGCAGGTCGGCATTCTCGTAAGCGAAAAGGTCGCAGTAAACGCCGGTATCGCAACCGGCTTCAACAAGGGCGGCAATACCGGCGGCCGGGTCGGCGTCAGCTTCGGCTGGTAA
- a CDS encoding tetratricopeptide repeat protein yields the protein MLPSNQISLATKYLVDDLPGARQIGTRLYGILVKIDSGEPVSEMARAFLLANNLHCLHALVEGSTDFDTFALKAGDERAHRMDTAKIAASEAANKEARLKAERAAASAEIFSDPHYQRRQESKQLKRRFDLGYIEREHYPRAMRLLQSLAKGKRLRPEDVVWLQAAGDECWTAAVAAAWHLVEAEVLTAAWRASNDPWDAINASSHWRKGGHPELALSLTEDALAANPTSSPKIRSALATTRGAALRAVGRCIEAKALGEEAHALVPNDYRPCTLLGAVLIELGELNAGHEWFVKAEQRGAAKAAVDQDIRTLLACASYTDRERIRAFLLNQDPLRFAWLRSKRVLTNKSAQLR from the coding sequence ATGCTACCTTCCAACCAAATTAGCCTAGCCACGAAATATCTCGTCGATGACTTGCCTGGCGCGCGGCAGATCGGGACTCGCCTGTATGGCATTCTCGTAAAAATAGACTCGGGTGAACCCGTTAGCGAGATGGCGCGAGCTTTCCTTCTGGCCAATAATCTCCATTGCCTCCACGCGCTGGTTGAGGGCAGCACCGATTTCGACACCTTTGCACTCAAAGCTGGCGACGAGCGCGCGCATCGCATGGATACTGCTAAGATTGCTGCCAGCGAGGCAGCAAACAAGGAAGCGAGGTTGAAAGCTGAACGTGCGGCCGCCAGCGCCGAGATTTTCAGTGACCCACACTACCAGCGTAGGCAGGAGAGCAAGCAGCTGAAGCGAAGGTTCGATTTAGGGTATATCGAACGGGAGCACTATCCGCGCGCTATGCGGCTTCTTCAGTCCTTGGCAAAGGGAAAGAGGCTTCGACCAGAGGACGTTGTGTGGCTTCAAGCGGCAGGTGACGAATGTTGGACCGCCGCGGTTGCAGCCGCTTGGCACCTTGTTGAAGCTGAGGTTCTGACCGCCGCTTGGCGCGCATCTAACGATCCGTGGGACGCAATCAACGCCAGCAGCCACTGGCGTAAGGGGGGGCATCCAGAGCTGGCATTGTCCCTGACCGAGGACGCGCTGGCCGCGAACCCAACATCATCACCGAAGATACGATCGGCACTGGCAACAACTCGTGGCGCCGCCTTGCGAGCCGTTGGTCGTTGTATCGAAGCCAAAGCGTTGGGCGAGGAGGCACACGCGCTGGTCCCAAATGATTACCGCCCCTGTACATTGCTAGGCGCCGTTCTCATTGAACTGGGTGAACTCAATGCCGGGCACGAGTGGTTCGTGAAGGCTGAACAACGAGGGGCTGCTAAAGCGGCAGTCGACCAAGATATTAGGACACTGCTTGCCTGCGCATCCTATACGGATAGAGAGCGCATCCGGGCATTTCTCCTTAATCAGGACCCCTTGCGATTTGCTTGGCTGCGAAGCAAACGAGTTCTCACGAACAAGTCTGCTCAGCTGCGCTAG
- a CDS encoding CHAT domain-containing tetratricopeptide repeat protein, whose translation MRAITSFSTSGHLLAAALLSATSVVYAANASEQTSPYSTELPQFAHLRALEARANDLQENEAQDASGRGRIIAGWRALQEVASKTFLQDGSVHPLAHIAKLKIASLLYANGDIDAAIALAEEGIAESRPYMADYPIAMADTAALLGVLWTQKGEPERAFSMVEATYRDFTKAVADQHKAGAVLAKSNLEHSLSQITLRLGRTQDALDYQRASLDTREASLGPNHPDTVAAYYNYAQILRRAGQMQEAEAIARAAVERASAHVDPSHPSYARAFEMLGIVLANSGRPIEATEFLSNALELKRRYEGADTLIFGYGIHNLATILLQRRQFGEVRPLFSEAEEIMSRYQGPSSAFPVLALAYNGQASLALGEPAEARRLLEDAYSRLGEDTKDVEALSRIVPDLVRSLRLAHRPDKALDYAVAYEQRVLESDTTDAFEIAFSRLLRVSAMPLRDDRMLSEAAYMVLGAIRRSAAADQAAGLEVRHLAAIDLVLETAARHEDPSLMLAAMSLVSGSDIARAASRGTEQLRADHPELATMLSYRRQMADRLEKADRAMLMALARGGNAADLQVELDEASNEYEAAERALQGRFPAWVGSGLQTTPSISALRASLKEGEAVLAVAPVYYGSYALVVTPESAHAVQLTTSRKQLVDLANALGTSVRVGAFDEGASHALGHAFFPQAVRDRLADTKKLYIHASGPLGSLPFSLVKGWGEDDDDAAWLTDRFVLSYISALAPREGKSPDRVTSDALNLVALAAPQIANFTTATTEQAGSAPLQISDFFTRTSVDGSAVSTLPPLPGTAEEVRAIATSVPWKSKRLFIGVEANEAAMRREETSRADILVLATHGLVAGEIEGIAEPALIISTGAEASDDGVLTASEIARLDISADWVILSSCDSAAGMGGGLPAFSGLAQAFWQAGADDLLVTHWKVRDDIAAFVSSRTVLNYLGGMTKADALHHAIRQLRTESNIEGAASPFAWAPFVLIER comes from the coding sequence ATGCGCGCTATCACCTCGTTTTCGACTAGCGGTCACTTACTTGCCGCCGCGCTTCTGTCGGCTACATCCGTGGTATACGCCGCCAATGCCAGTGAGCAGACATCGCCCTACTCGACCGAGCTTCCGCAATTTGCCCATCTTCGGGCCTTGGAGGCGCGTGCCAACGATCTTCAGGAAAACGAAGCACAGGACGCTTCGGGCAGGGGCCGGATTATCGCCGGATGGAGAGCGCTTCAGGAGGTGGCATCCAAGACATTCCTGCAGGACGGTTCGGTTCATCCCCTCGCTCATATAGCCAAGCTCAAGATAGCCTCGCTTCTCTATGCGAACGGCGACATAGATGCGGCCATAGCACTGGCGGAAGAGGGCATAGCCGAAAGCCGGCCCTACATGGCGGACTATCCGATAGCGATGGCCGACACCGCTGCGCTACTGGGGGTGCTCTGGACCCAGAAGGGCGAGCCCGAGCGCGCTTTTTCGATGGTCGAAGCGACATACAGGGACTTCACGAAGGCCGTTGCCGACCAGCACAAGGCAGGCGCTGTTCTGGCAAAGTCCAATCTCGAACATTCCCTTTCGCAAATCACCCTTCGGTTGGGCCGTACACAGGACGCACTCGATTACCAGAGAGCCAGCCTCGACACGCGGGAAGCTAGCCTCGGCCCGAACCATCCCGACACGGTGGCAGCGTATTACAATTACGCCCAAATCCTGCGCCGGGCTGGCCAGATGCAGGAGGCAGAAGCGATCGCTCGCGCGGCTGTCGAAAGGGCCAGCGCTCATGTCGACCCGTCACATCCCAGCTACGCACGGGCCTTCGAAATGCTGGGAATCGTGCTCGCAAATTCAGGCAGGCCGATTGAGGCTACAGAGTTCCTGTCCAATGCGCTGGAACTCAAGCGTCGATACGAGGGAGCCGACACGCTCATCTTCGGATATGGCATTCACAATCTTGCCACTATCCTGTTGCAGCGTCGCCAATTTGGAGAGGTGCGACCGCTATTTTCCGAGGCAGAGGAAATAATGTCCCGCTACCAGGGACCGAGCAGCGCCTTTCCTGTCTTGGCTCTTGCCTATAATGGGCAGGCATCCCTCGCGCTCGGCGAACCTGCCGAAGCGCGGCGCCTGCTAGAGGATGCCTACTCGCGGCTTGGTGAGGACACCAAGGATGTCGAGGCTTTGTCGCGAATAGTGCCAGACCTGGTGCGCTCGCTCCGACTTGCCCATCGACCAGACAAGGCCCTCGATTATGCCGTCGCCTACGAGCAGCGTGTGCTTGAAAGCGATACAACCGATGCTTTCGAGATAGCCTTTTCAAGGTTGCTACGGGTCTCGGCCATGCCACTGCGCGACGATAGGATGCTGTCCGAGGCGGCGTACATGGTGCTCGGCGCCATCCGCCGTTCCGCCGCGGCCGACCAGGCGGCAGGTCTCGAAGTGCGCCATCTCGCTGCAATTGATCTGGTGCTGGAAACGGCTGCCAGGCACGAGGATCCTTCTCTCATGCTTGCGGCAATGTCGCTCGTAAGTGGCTCGGACATCGCACGTGCGGCCAGCCGCGGCACGGAACAGTTGCGTGCCGACCACCCCGAACTGGCTACGATGCTAAGCTACAGGCGGCAAATGGCCGACCGATTGGAGAAGGCCGATCGGGCAATGCTGATGGCGCTGGCCAGAGGCGGCAATGCAGCAGATTTGCAGGTGGAGTTGGATGAGGCGAGCAACGAGTATGAAGCCGCTGAAAGAGCTCTTCAGGGGCGCTTTCCCGCATGGGTTGGTTCGGGCCTGCAGACTACCCCATCGATTTCTGCGCTTCGGGCCTCGTTGAAAGAAGGCGAGGCCGTGTTGGCGGTCGCGCCAGTGTACTACGGCTCTTACGCGCTCGTTGTGACACCGGAAAGTGCACATGCTGTGCAATTGACGACAAGTCGAAAGCAACTGGTCGATCTTGCCAATGCATTGGGTACTAGTGTCAGGGTAGGAGCCTTCGATGAGGGCGCTTCCCATGCGCTCGGGCATGCCTTTTTCCCGCAAGCGGTGCGAGACCGACTGGCCGATACGAAGAAGCTGTATATTCATGCCAGCGGGCCGCTGGGGTCATTACCATTCTCCTTGGTGAAGGGGTGGGGTGAAGATGACGATGATGCCGCTTGGCTGACGGACCGCTTCGTCTTGAGCTATATTTCGGCACTTGCACCAAGAGAGGGCAAGTCCCCCGACAGGGTAACGAGTGATGCGCTGAACCTTGTAGCCTTGGCTGCCCCGCAGATCGCCAACTTTACAACTGCGACGACGGAACAGGCTGGTTCCGCTCCCCTGCAGATCTCGGATTTCTTCACACGAACGTCGGTCGACGGGTCGGCGGTTTCCACTCTTCCGCCCCTGCCAGGCACGGCCGAAGAAGTTCGTGCGATTGCGACATCCGTGCCTTGGAAGAGCAAGCGGCTGTTTATCGGAGTCGAAGCGAACGAAGCGGCGATGCGGCGGGAGGAAACCAGCCGCGCAGACATCCTCGTACTGGCAACGCATGGTCTGGTTGCGGGCGAGATCGAAGGCATAGCGGAACCGGCGCTGATCATTTCAACTGGCGCAGAAGCGTCGGACGACGGTGTCCTGACCGCCAGCGAGATCGCCCGGCTCGACATCTCGGCGGACTGGGTCATCTTGTCTTCATGCGATAGCGCGGCCGGAATGGGAGGGGGGCTCCCCGCTTTTTCAGGGCTCGCGCAGGCTTTCTGGCAAGCTGGTGCCGACGATCTCCTGGTTACGCATTGGAAGGTGCGTGATGATATCGCCGCTTTCGTGAGCTCTCGAACGGTTCTCAATTACCTGGGAGGTATGACGAAGGCCGATGCCTTGCATCACGCGATCCGGCAGCTGCGCACGGAAAGTAATATCGAAGGAGCGGCAAGCCCTTTCGCTTGGGCACCCTTCGTTTTGATTGAACGATGA
- a CDS encoding sensor histidine kinase has product MLANRSGKRIAGNLTEWPDLDPAISESGDIAIGNRSDAYARGTLISEDLQLLVAHEQPERSFLLARVSLVFLLGGAVFVGCTALFAQIASARVRDRVRRVSDAFRRHDEPALDRMAAPRNPDEIDQIASQASQAVKRARQLTQAYRDMSEQIAHEIRTPLMHLDTRIMKAIARQPDQSTTAELLEARADIKRLVGTLEALLDIAASKADRGDWKGMNPVDFSSTVRQICELYQDSAEDAGYHLKWEIAEDVIVLGDEAQLRRIVTNLLDNAFKYNRSGGDITVSLQPGPRLSVVDQGPGIPAAEREKVFERFYRGTTAASGTQGSGMGLALARAIAQRHGLFLGICDDEGGARFVLTPGEGSECV; this is encoded by the coding sequence TTGCTGGCAAACCGATCTGGCAAACGCATTGCCGGAAATCTTACCGAATGGCCCGACCTTGACCCGGCGATATCGGAAAGCGGGGACATCGCGATCGGCAACCGTAGCGACGCGTATGCACGGGGGACGCTGATATCGGAAGACTTGCAGCTTCTCGTCGCGCACGAGCAGCCCGAACGCTCTTTCCTCCTCGCTCGGGTTAGCCTGGTTTTTCTGCTTGGTGGCGCTGTGTTCGTTGGCTGCACGGCCTTGTTCGCGCAAATCGCCAGTGCGAGAGTTCGCGACCGGGTTCGGCGTGTCAGCGACGCCTTTCGCAGGCACGACGAACCTGCACTGGATCGCATGGCGGCCCCGAGAAACCCCGACGAGATCGACCAGATCGCGAGCCAGGCGTCCCAGGCAGTCAAGCGGGCTCGGCAATTGACGCAGGCCTATCGCGATATGTCCGAGCAGATAGCGCACGAAATCCGCACGCCGCTGATGCATCTCGACACCCGCATAATGAAGGCGATCGCCAGGCAGCCCGATCAGTCGACCACCGCCGAGCTGCTGGAAGCCCGAGCCGATATAAAGCGTCTCGTCGGTACGCTGGAGGCGCTGCTCGATATCGCCGCCAGCAAAGCCGACCGGGGAGATTGGAAGGGTATGAACCCGGTCGACTTTAGCTCTACAGTGAGGCAGATTTGCGAACTATATCAGGATAGTGCGGAAGATGCAGGCTATCACCTGAAGTGGGAAATCGCGGAGGACGTAATCGTGTTGGGGGATGAAGCGCAGTTGCGGCGGATCGTCACGAACCTGCTCGACAACGCGTTCAAGTACAATCGGTCAGGGGGCGACATCACCGTCTCCCTCCAGCCTGGCCCACGCCTCAGCGTTGTCGATCAGGGCCCGGGCATTCCTGCCGCAGAGCGCGAGAAAGTCTTCGAACGTTTCTATAGGGGCACAACCGCCGCCTCTGGCACGCAGGGAAGCGGCATGGGACTCGCCCTTGCAAGAGCGATCGCGCAACGCCACGGCTTGTTTCTCGGCATCTGCGACGATGAAGGCGGTGCAAGGTTCGTATTGACGCCAGGTGAGGGTAGCGAGTGCGTGTAA
- a CDS encoding response regulator transcription factor, whose protein sequence is MKLLYIEDDARAAAEMSDIVREQGDTLAVESNGADGLRRAGLEFFDVIILDRMLGDSDGLELIQRLRGIGVSTPILMLSALGRTSDRAEGLEAGADDYLAKPFEPIELIARVRALNRRASGREHSAVILFGAFECHVKARTAFRDNQHIGLSPREFELFRYFMENAGEVVTREMLLRDVWNMSFDPQTNVVDVNIGRLRRKLEDGFDSPALETVWGTGYRLLQGRAS, encoded by the coding sequence ATGAAATTACTCTATATCGAAGACGATGCGCGCGCTGCCGCCGAGATGAGCGATATCGTCCGCGAGCAGGGGGACACCCTTGCTGTGGAAAGCAACGGCGCTGACGGGTTGAGACGTGCCGGGCTGGAATTCTTCGATGTCATCATCCTCGACAGGATGCTCGGCGATTCCGATGGACTCGAACTGATACAACGCCTGCGCGGCATCGGGGTGAGTACGCCAATCTTGATGTTGAGCGCGCTTGGCCGGACGAGCGACCGCGCAGAGGGTCTCGAAGCGGGCGCAGACGACTATCTCGCCAAGCCTTTCGAACCTATCGAACTGATCGCGCGCGTTCGGGCCCTGAACAGGCGTGCTTCAGGACGCGAACACAGCGCGGTCATCCTCTTCGGTGCATTCGAGTGTCATGTAAAAGCCCGCACGGCATTTCGCGACAACCAGCACATCGGTCTTAGCCCTCGCGAATTCGAGCTGTTTCGGTACTTCATGGAAAATGCGGGCGAAGTCGTCACCCGCGAGATGCTGCTGCGCGATGTGTGGAACATGTCATTCGATCCGCAGACCAATGTGGTCGACGTCAATATCGGGCGATTGCGACGTAAGCTCGAAGATGGCTTCGACAGCCCGGCGCTGGAGACAGTCTGGGGTACCGGGTATCGCCTGTTGCAGGGACGCGCATCATAA
- a CDS encoding tetratricopeptide repeat protein: protein MGQTIKRSTPEQQCEFLYAEVMLSRIGGPGSRVVSEEESRWADEQHARTERGEPCEFPADEKRIRDQHEDADRLSKFGDAAGARAILQTLCFEDADDVACQNYGVMAMTGEGGRVDMVKGREAFLIACGKDLLKACQNYADALLNGEGGPVDDPGALGIYVELCQKRYGGRNCFRAARMIEDGRGVTRPDRAKAYEGYMAACRQLFTEGCLRATDMKKEGI from the coding sequence ATGGGACAGACAATCAAAAGGTCTACCCCCGAACAGCAATGCGAGTTTCTTTACGCCGAGGTCATGCTGAGCCGGATCGGGGGTCCAGGCAGCCGTGTCGTTAGCGAGGAGGAATCCCGCTGGGCTGATGAACAGCATGCAAGGACAGAGCGCGGCGAACCCTGTGAATTTCCGGCCGACGAAAAACGTATCCGCGATCAGCATGAGGATGCCGACCGGCTGTCCAAATTCGGCGATGCTGCAGGCGCGCGCGCAATTCTGCAGACCCTGTGCTTCGAAGATGCCGACGATGTCGCCTGCCAGAACTATGGCGTCATGGCGATGACCGGCGAAGGCGGCAGGGTCGACATGGTGAAAGGTCGCGAGGCCTTCCTGATCGCCTGTGGGAAAGACCTGCTGAAAGCGTGCCAGAATTATGCCGACGCCCTGCTCAACGGCGAAGGCGGTCCAGTCGATGATCCCGGCGCCCTGGGGATCTACGTGGAGCTTTGCCAAAAGCGATACGGGGGCCGCAACTGTTTCAGGGCCGCCAGGATGATCGAGGACGGCCGCGGGGTTACCCGGCCAGACAGGGCGAAAGCGTACGAAGGATACATGGCCGCATGCCGGCAACTTTTCACCGAGGGCTGCCTCAGGGCGACCGACATGAAGAAAGAGGGCATCTGA